One region of Populus trichocarpa isolate Nisqually-1 chromosome 4, P.trichocarpa_v4.1, whole genome shotgun sequence genomic DNA includes:
- the LOC7487371 gene encoding uncharacterized protein LOC7487371 → MAKRLSSRLSSLHFSFRSPKPHFLPQTSLRMEALSNSVTSSYYSINHSYNHGFSPSFQVIRSYARNRDRHYDLFGSQKPGEEGFREAWKKEMDEDSCLWTGSEDESDDENSSDKGRNRLEKDIRKVRQQAKEHSDLIDADDSDELRSVWSGSDEEKTLWTGDECDDEDDIPTEAHPNEASDRYLDNLFEFEEKPKYRTISELLNAENEPELSPGKQARKLAVENALKKLKKGPDGRYTNVWEVMSDIDILIGAFENIVSGPEYEELRQGGPKKLNMQFFKDIQARMRDPNFKFSPELKLKPKSTLVPRKKWQKAQSRRRKAQRR, encoded by the exons ATGGCTAAAAGACTCTCTTCCCGCCTTTCTTCCCTTCATTTTTCCTTCAGGAGCCCTAAACCCCATTTTCTACCTCAAACTTCTCTAAG GATGGAAGCTCTTTCTAACTCTGTCACTTCAagttattattcaataaatcacAGTTATAATCATGGGTTTTCTCCAAGTTTCCAAG TTATAAGATCATATGCTCGCAATAGGGATAGGCATTATGATCTTTTTGGCAGTCAAAAGCCTGGGGAAGAGGGATTCCGGGAAGCGTGGAAAAAAGAGATGGATGAAGATTCTTGTCTATGGACAGGAAGtgaagatgaaagtgatgatGAGAACAGTTCTGATAAAGGTAGAAATCGACTTGAAAAAGATATTCGGAAGGTAAGGCAGCAGGCGAAGGAGCACTCAGACCTTATCGATGCTGATGACAGTGATGAGTTAAGAAGTGTATGGTCTGGGAGTGATGAGGAGAAGACTTTGTGGACTGGTGATGAAtgtgatgatgaggatgatatTCCTACAGAAGCACACCCCAATGAGGCCAGCGATAGGTATTTAGATAACTTGTTTGAGTTTGAGGAAAAACCCAAGTATCGGACGATCTCGGAACTGTTGAATGCAGAAAATGAACCAGAGTTGTCCCCTGGGAAGCAAGCTAGGAAACTTGCAGTTGAGAATGccttgaagaaattaaagaaagggCCAGATGGGCGTTACACCAATGTGTGGGAAGTCATGAGTGATATAGACATCCTAATTGGAgcatttgaaaatattgtttctgGACCAGAGTATGAGGAGCTTCGTCAGGGAGGGCCTAAGAAATTGAATATGCAGTTTTTCAAGGATATACAAGCACGTATGAGAGATCCAAATTTCAAGTTCTCACCTGAGTTAAAGTTGAAACCAAAGAGCACACTTGTTCCAAGAAAGAAATGGCAGAAGGCACAGTCAAGACGAAGAAAAGCACAGAGGCGTTAA